The Skermanella pratensis genome has a window encoding:
- a CDS encoding TenA family protein: MLSMSFAEYRKNDAEARFTDWLRSGAEPHWTRMTTHRFARELGDDTLDDAVAGRYLVQDYAFVNSFVSLLGSAIAAAPEMPSKRRFAGFAAAVTADENDFFLRSFEALGIPERTWRTPELGPVTRDFIAVLEGAGRSGSYPHILAVLVAAEWSYLTWARACPARRPERFWLAEWIDLHAIPEFEAFVTWLREETDRVGAAADEGTGAAMRDSFRRMMVLEEAFFDAAYGGQGPAPSSVPSASAKSPDE, encoded by the coding sequence ATGCTGAGCATGAGTTTCGCCGAGTACAGGAAGAATGATGCCGAAGCGCGTTTCACCGACTGGCTGAGGAGCGGGGCCGAGCCGCACTGGACGCGGATGACGACGCACCGGTTCGCCCGCGAACTGGGCGACGACACGCTGGACGATGCCGTCGCCGGGCGGTACCTGGTGCAGGACTACGCCTTCGTGAACAGCTTCGTCTCGCTGCTGGGAAGCGCCATCGCGGCGGCTCCGGAGATGCCGTCGAAGCGGCGGTTCGCCGGGTTCGCGGCGGCGGTCACGGCCGACGAGAACGACTTCTTCCTACGGTCGTTCGAAGCGCTGGGGATACCCGAGCGGACATGGCGGACGCCCGAGCTGGGGCCGGTGACGCGGGACTTCATCGCCGTGCTGGAGGGGGCGGGGCGCAGCGGCAGCTATCCCCATATCCTCGCCGTGCTGGTCGCGGCGGAGTGGAGCTACCTGACCTGGGCTCGGGCCTGCCCGGCCCGGCGGCCGGAGCGCTTCTGGTTGGCCGAGTGGATCGACCTGCACGCGATCCCGGAATTCGAGGCCTTCGTCACCTGGCTGCGCGAGGAGACGGACCGGGTCGGGGCGGCGGCGGACGAGGGGACCGGGGCCGCCATGCGCGACAGCTTCCGGCGGATGATGGTCCTGGAGGAGGCGTTCTTCGACGCCGCTTACGGTGGGCAGGGACCCGCGCCGAGCAGTGTTCCGAGCGCTTCAGCGAAGTCGCCGGACGAATAG
- the tnpC gene encoding IS66 family transposase, producing the protein MEKPPSYRLTEAAKDALIADQAALIQRLVARVTELESLVGKPKKTSSNSHQPPSSDGPGRKNREEASARRRKARPSRPGTSRPLAEEPDRTERRLADACPHCGEAVGEAEQGCRHRYDHIDLPVIRPVVTRVELFGGRCRCCGKRYRAAPPATMPPGTPFGPGIRSLLAYLHHSHHVGFERLSRMLKEVFGLTISEGAVANSFRRMGDALETACTAIKAKLLTAPVIASDETTTRVDGVTCWQWVFHSDTAVLHEIVPSRGRAVAERVLGEVRPEVWVSDRYAGQQELGQVHQVCLAHVLRDVQYAIDCGDTVVAPKIRDLLRWAIRVGKRRSSLKDSTLAAYAAKADNRLDALVGVPAAHPAGRELQRQIKAWRSKFFVFLKDRRVPPTNNRSEQEIRPSVVFRKVTNGFRSQWGPKIHAGYRSVTGTARLQGTSAWSAVRNLIDGDFAIA; encoded by the coding sequence ATGGAGAAGCCGCCATCGTATCGCCTGACCGAAGCCGCGAAGGACGCCCTGATCGCTGATCAGGCGGCGTTGATCCAGCGCTTGGTGGCGCGGGTGACGGAACTGGAATCGCTGGTTGGCAAGCCGAAGAAGACGTCGTCGAATTCGCACCAGCCGCCATCCTCGGACGGTCCCGGGCGCAAGAACCGGGAGGAGGCCTCGGCACGGCGCCGGAAAGCGCGTCCGTCCCGGCCCGGAACGTCGCGCCCGCTGGCCGAGGAGCCGGATCGCACTGAACGGCGGCTGGCGGACGCCTGCCCCCATTGCGGCGAGGCCGTTGGTGAAGCGGAACAGGGGTGCCGTCACCGTTACGACCATATCGACCTGCCGGTCATCCGGCCGGTGGTCACGCGGGTCGAGCTGTTCGGCGGGCGCTGCCGGTGCTGCGGCAAGCGGTATCGGGCCGCCCCTCCGGCGACCATGCCGCCGGGCACACCGTTCGGGCCTGGCATCCGGTCGCTTCTGGCCTACCTGCACCACAGCCATCATGTCGGTTTCGAGCGGTTGTCGCGGATGCTGAAGGAGGTGTTCGGACTGACGATCTCCGAAGGCGCCGTCGCCAACAGCTTCCGGCGGATGGGCGACGCCCTGGAGACGGCGTGCACGGCGATCAAGGCCAAGCTCCTGACTGCGCCGGTCATCGCCTCGGACGAAACGACGACCAGGGTCGACGGCGTGACCTGTTGGCAGTGGGTGTTCCATTCCGACACGGCGGTGCTGCACGAGATCGTCCCCAGCCGGGGGCGGGCGGTGGCGGAGCGGGTGCTGGGCGAGGTCCGGCCCGAGGTCTGGGTCTCCGACCGTTATGCCGGGCAACAGGAATTGGGCCAGGTCCACCAGGTCTGCCTCGCCCATGTGCTGCGCGACGTCCAGTATGCCATCGACTGCGGCGACACCGTCGTCGCCCCGAAAATCCGCGACCTCCTGCGCTGGGCGATCCGCGTCGGCAAGCGGCGTTCCAGCCTGAAGGACAGCACGCTGGCCGCTTACGCCGCCAAGGCCGACAACCGCCTCGATGCGCTCGTCGGCGTGCCGGCCGCCCATCCCGCCGGCCGGGAACTCCAGCGCCAGATCAAGGCATGGCGCTCCAAGTTCTTCGTCTTCCTCAAGGACCGGCGGGTTCCGCCGACCAACAACCGCTCCGAACAGGAAATCCGACCCTCCGTCGTGTTCCGCAAGGTCACAAACGGCTTCCGATCTCAATGGGGGCCGAAAATCCACGCCGGATACCGATCCGTGACCGGAACCGCAAGGCTGCAGGGGACGTCAGCCTGGAGCGCTGTCCGCAACCTCATCGACGGCGACTTCGCTATCGCTTGA
- a CDS encoding sensor histidine kinase: MADHPQSPHSDENSSMPGTAPENIQRLLRSGGVFVSAVQMTRTPMLVTDATIARNPIVFANNKFLSFFGYSLEEIVEQDEYFLSIGKESEETVRMFRAALAKNHEQVFDIALRHKDGTESISSMLVMPIFDKKGDVIHHLLSFLDQSELIASNQTIEMLLTENARLVKLLAERDLYIIESNHRIKNNLFQAAMILKLEESRLKHPDLLEALSATRVRLDAMAGIHAMLTNTGGIDEVDLAVYLDTLTSQIIPATSRVDMFTEMEAGILVSTAVAQSLALLMIELITNAVKHAFPCHRAGSVRVKLARTSDDINLTVSDDGVGMATGA; encoded by the coding sequence ATGGCAGATCACCCGCAGTCGCCGCATTCCGATGAGAATTCAAGCATGCCCGGCACGGCTCCGGAGAACATCCAGCGCCTGCTCCGAAGTGGCGGTGTTTTTGTTTCGGCAGTGCAGATGACGCGAACCCCGATGCTGGTTACGGATGCAACAATTGCGAGAAATCCGATCGTCTTTGCCAATAATAAATTCCTATCATTCTTTGGCTATTCGCTGGAGGAGATCGTAGAACAGGACGAATATTTCCTAAGTATAGGTAAAGAGTCGGAAGAAACCGTCAGGATGTTTCGCGCGGCGTTGGCGAAAAATCATGAACAGGTTTTTGATATCGCGCTTCGTCATAAAGACGGCACCGAATCAATCTCATCAATGCTCGTGATGCCTATCTTCGACAAAAAAGGTGATGTCATTCACCATCTTTTGTCATTCTTGGATCAGTCAGAACTGATCGCCTCCAATCAAACCATCGAGATGTTGTTAACGGAGAATGCCAGGCTAGTAAAACTACTTGCCGAGCGGGATCTGTACATTATCGAATCAAATCACAGAATTAAAAATAACTTGTTTCAAGCGGCGATGATTTTAAAGCTTGAAGAGAGTCGGCTGAAACATCCGGATCTGCTGGAAGCCCTCTCGGCCACAAGAGTCCGCCTGGACGCCATGGCAGGGATTCATGCGATGCTGACCAACACCGGGGGCATAGATGAAGTCGATCTGGCCGTATATCTGGATACGCTTACATCTCAGATAATACCGGCAACATCGCGGGTGGACATGTTCACCGAAATGGAGGCGGGGATACTGGTCAGTACCGCAGTCGCTCAATCTCTGGCATTGCTCATGATTGAACTGATAACCAATGCGGTGAAGCACGCATTTCCCTGTCACCGCGCCGGATCAGTTCGTGTCAAACTTGCTCGAACTTCGGATGATATCAATCTGACGGTAAGTGACGATGGTGTCGGTATGGCGACTGGGGCGTAA
- a CDS encoding HWE histidine kinase domain-containing protein, translating into MDLTNCDREPIGIPGSIQPHGFLVVLHPEALRILQAPGPIGTLPEVVLQRVDQMAKGREMSRRRQELQLAEPDHRVENTLANIQALVQDSASGHRGSSTAPEGFTASFGQRLRAMAYAHSLLTRSRWEGADLRSLLEEEARVLKLDWIERGGPAVTWSNLPDRGGPAKRQ; encoded by the coding sequence GTGGATCTGACGAACTGCGATCGCGAGCCGATCGGGATTCCGGGATCGATCCAGCCCCACGGATTTCTGGTCGTCCTCCACCCCGAAGCCCTGCGCATCCTCCAGGCCCCCGGCCCAATCGGAACCCTGCCCGAAGTCGTGCTCCAGCGGGTCGACCAGATGGCGAAAGGGCGCGAGATGTCCCGGCGGCGCCAGGAGCTGCAGCTCGCGGAACCGGACCACCGGGTCGAGAACACGCTCGCCAACATCCAGGCGCTGGTCCAGGACTCCGCCTCCGGGCATCGGGGAAGCTCCACCGCGCCGGAGGGTTTCACCGCCTCCTTCGGCCAGCGACTCCGCGCGATGGCCTATGCCCACAGCCTGCTGACCCGCAGCCGCTGGGAAGGCGCCGACTTGCGCAGCCTGCTGGAGGAGGAGGCCCGCGTCCTCAAGCTCGACTGGATCGAGCGCGGCGGCCCCGCCGTGACTTGGTCCAACTTGCCTGATCGAGGCGGGCCTGCAAAGCGCCAGTAA
- the rpoH gene encoding RNA polymerase sigma factor RpoH → MTLLNIAQAGGGMGRYLDEAKRFPMLNPGQERDLAVAWRERGDEEALRLLTGSHLRLVIKIARGFAGYGLPASELIAEGNVGLMQAAQKFDPDRGFRFATYAIWWIRAAIQEYILHNWSMVKMGTTAAQKKLFFNLRRLKGRMEELEQGDLSPAAVTTIATELDVPETEVVEMNRRLTMGDSSLNAAVGTEGDTDWLDLLSDERPTQESVVAEADELALRRRLLGQALEKLNDRERQILLERRLADEPATLEVLGERYAVSRERIRQIEARAFEKLQKAVLNAAQALRKPAGQPMLAAG, encoded by the coding sequence ATGACATTGTTGAATATCGCGCAGGCCGGCGGCGGCATGGGCCGCTACCTGGACGAAGCGAAACGCTTTCCCATGCTGAACCCGGGGCAGGAGCGGGATCTGGCGGTCGCCTGGCGCGAGCGCGGCGACGAGGAGGCCCTGCGCCTGCTGACGGGTAGCCATCTGCGTCTGGTGATCAAGATCGCGCGCGGTTTCGCCGGTTACGGCCTGCCCGCGTCCGAGCTGATCGCCGAGGGCAACGTGGGCCTGATGCAGGCGGCCCAGAAGTTCGACCCGGACCGCGGCTTCCGGTTCGCGACCTACGCGATCTGGTGGATCCGCGCGGCGATCCAGGAATACATCCTGCACAACTGGTCCATGGTCAAGATGGGCACCACGGCCGCCCAGAAGAAGCTTTTCTTCAACCTGCGCCGCCTGAAAGGCCGGATGGAGGAGCTGGAGCAGGGCGACCTGTCGCCGGCCGCGGTCACCACCATCGCGACCGAGCTGGACGTGCCGGAGACGGAGGTGGTCGAGATGAACCGCCGGCTGACCATGGGCGACAGCTCGCTCAACGCGGCCGTGGGGACGGAAGGCGACACCGACTGGCTGGACCTGCTGTCGGACGAACGGCCGACCCAGGAATCGGTGGTCGCGGAGGCTGACGAGCTTGCCCTGCGGCGGCGCCTGCTGGGCCAAGCGCTGGAGAAGCTGAACGACCGCGAGCGGCAGATCCTGCTGGAGCGCCGCCTGGCGGACGAGCCGGCCACGCTGGAGGTGCTTGGCGAGCGTTATGCCGTATCGCGCGAGCGGATCCGGCAGATCGAGGCGCGGGCGTTCGAGAAACTTCAGAAGGCGGTGTTGAACGCCGCCCAGGCCCTGCGCAAGCCCGCGGGCCAGCCGATGCTGGCCGCGGGCTGA
- a CDS encoding DUF4174 domain-containing protein, which produces MVSLEVYRGKNRVLLVFGPSPEDPRVQHQLTSAADNRDDLADRDLIVRALPAGDPESAGFRERHGVPADGFTVILIGKDGTEKLRRSEPILAEELFSTIDSMPMRQDEMKRGG; this is translated from the coding sequence ATGGTTTCCCTGGAAGTCTATCGCGGGAAGAACCGCGTCCTGCTGGTGTTCGGCCCCTCGCCCGAGGATCCCCGGGTCCAGCACCAGCTCACCAGCGCCGCCGACAACAGGGACGATCTCGCCGACCGCGACCTGATCGTGCGGGCCCTGCCGGCGGGCGACCCCGAGTCCGCGGGGTTCCGCGAGCGCCACGGCGTGCCGGCCGACGGGTTCACGGTGATCCTGATCGGCAAGGACGGCACCGAGAAGCTGCGCCGGAGCGAGCCGATCCTGGCCGAGGAACTGTTCTCCACCATCGATTCGATGCCCATGCGGCAGGACGAGATGAAGCGCGGCGGCTGA
- the chrA gene encoding chromate efflux transporter — MTDIPAGRAGSPRPGSPSSGHGVSLGAAFRVWLRIGLLSFGGPAGQIALMHRILVEELRWIGETRFLHALNYCMLLPGPEAQQLTVYIGWLMHRTAGGLIAGILFVLPGVVSIMALSVIYAGFGTVPLVAAVFFGLKAAVLAIVLQAVVRLGGRTLKNGAALGIAAAAFAAIFLFDVPFPLIVLGAALIGLAGGHFGWKAFAGGGGHASAGGRAVADAESLLGEEIPAHARPTLGWSLKVAAVCLALWLGPVLALGLSLGWDDVFTRIALFFSKMAVVTFGGAYAVLAYVAQQAVETYGWLRPGEMLDGLGMAETTPGPLIMVLQFVGFMGAFRDPGSLPPMLAGVLAGLLATWITFVPCFLWIFLGAPFVEKLRGNRALSSALGAITAAVVGVILNLAIWFALHALFREVREVRVAGMSVDWPVPASVDAAALLLSAAALVAVFRFKAGVLTVIGGCAAAGLLLHFVR, encoded by the coding sequence ATGACCGACATTCCCGCCGGCCGCGCCGGTTCCCCGCGTCCCGGCTCTCCGAGTTCGGGCCATGGCGTCAGCCTGGGAGCGGCGTTCCGCGTCTGGCTGCGGATCGGCCTGCTGAGCTTCGGCGGCCCGGCCGGGCAGATAGCATTGATGCACAGGATCCTGGTCGAGGAACTGCGCTGGATCGGCGAGACCCGGTTCCTGCACGCGCTCAACTATTGCATGCTGCTGCCCGGCCCAGAGGCCCAGCAGCTCACCGTCTATATCGGCTGGCTGATGCACAGGACGGCGGGCGGGCTGATCGCCGGCATCCTGTTCGTGCTGCCCGGCGTCGTCTCGATCATGGCGCTGAGCGTGATCTATGCCGGCTTCGGAACGGTGCCGCTGGTCGCGGCGGTGTTTTTCGGCCTGAAGGCGGCGGTGCTGGCGATCGTGCTCCAGGCGGTGGTCCGGCTGGGCGGCAGAACGCTGAAGAACGGGGCGGCGCTGGGCATCGCGGCGGCTGCGTTCGCGGCGATCTTCCTGTTCGACGTGCCGTTCCCGCTGATCGTGCTGGGGGCGGCGCTGATCGGCCTGGCGGGCGGTCATTTCGGGTGGAAAGCCTTCGCCGGGGGCGGCGGCCATGCCTCGGCCGGGGGGCGGGCGGTCGCCGATGCCGAATCACTGCTGGGCGAGGAGATCCCGGCCCACGCCCGGCCGACCCTGGGATGGTCGCTGAAGGTCGCCGCGGTCTGCCTGGCCCTGTGGCTCGGCCCGGTCCTGGCGCTGGGGCTGTCGCTTGGCTGGGACGACGTATTCACCCGGATCGCGCTGTTCTTCTCCAAGATGGCGGTGGTCACCTTCGGCGGCGCTTACGCGGTGCTGGCCTATGTCGCCCAGCAGGCGGTGGAGACCTATGGCTGGCTCCGGCCGGGGGAGATGCTGGACGGGCTGGGCATGGCGGAGACCACGCCGGGGCCGCTGATCATGGTGCTCCAGTTCGTGGGATTCATGGGCGCGTTCCGCGATCCGGGAAGCCTGCCGCCGATGCTGGCCGGCGTGCTGGCCGGGCTGCTGGCCACCTGGATCACCTTCGTGCCCTGCTTCCTGTGGATCTTCCTGGGAGCGCCCTTCGTCGAGAAGCTGCGCGGCAACCGGGCCCTGAGCTCCGCGCTTGGCGCGATCACCGCGGCGGTGGTCGGGGTGATCCTGAACCTGGCGATCTGGTTCGCCCTGCACGCCCTGTTCCGGGAGGTGCGGGAGGTGCGGGTCGCCGGGATGAGCGTGGACTGGCCGGTTCCGGCCTCGGTCGACGCGGCGGCGCTGTTGCTGAGCGCCGCCGCCCTGGTCGCGGTGTTCCGCTTCAAGGCCGGAGTGCTGACGGTGATCGGCGGGTGCGCCGCCGCCGGACTGCTGCTGCACTTCGTCCGGTAG
- a CDS encoding type 1 glutamine amidotransferase domain-containing protein → MPKSIEGRMVAILATHGFEQAELVEPQKALKEAGATVHVVSPEQGTIRGYRHLDKGDEVGVDRLLDDARPDDYDALVIPGGLFNPDELRTNEAALRFVRAFFTAGKPVGAICHGPQVLISADLVKGRTLTAVAPIRKDLANAGAHVLDEEVVTDKGLVTSRTPKDLPAFCAKLIEEIAEGRHRGQARAAAAE, encoded by the coding sequence ATGCCGAAGTCCATTGAAGGCCGCATGGTCGCTATTCTGGCCACCCATGGCTTCGAGCAGGCTGAACTGGTCGAGCCGCAAAAAGCATTGAAGGAAGCGGGTGCCACCGTTCATGTGGTCTCCCCGGAACAGGGCACGATCCGCGGCTATCGCCACCTGGACAAGGGCGACGAGGTCGGCGTGGACCGGCTTCTGGACGACGCGCGGCCCGACGATTACGACGCGCTCGTGATCCCCGGCGGCCTGTTCAATCCCGACGAGCTGCGCACCAACGAGGCGGCGCTCCGGTTCGTCCGCGCCTTCTTCACCGCCGGCAAGCCGGTCGGCGCCATCTGCCACGGCCCGCAGGTCCTGATCAGCGCCGACCTGGTCAAGGGCCGCACGCTGACCGCCGTCGCCCCGATCCGCAAGGACCTGGCCAATGCCGGCGCGCATGTCCTGGACGAGGAGGTGGTGACCGACAAGGGCCTGGTGACCAGCCGCACGCCGAAGGACCTGCCGGCCTTCTGCGCCAAGCTGATCGAAGAGATCGCCGAGGGCCGCCACCGCGGCCAAGCCAGGGCCGCCGCCGCCGAATAA
- the modD gene encoding ModD protein, which yields MMLPIGDGVLDALLAQDAPAGDLTTHALGIGSRPGRIGFAARSDMVLCCAEEAARLLERAGVRASLRHGSGERIAAGTVFLEGEGPAGGIHLAWKVAQTLVEHASGIATRTRRIVEAARAAAPGVAVACTRKNFPGTKEISVKAVLAGGAQMHRLGLSETLLVFPEHRVFLDGAADFHDLKRRHPERKLVVEVASVADAVAVAEAGADVLQLEKLAPDAVAEAVRRVAGLNPVPLVAAAGGITEANAAAYAATGCAVLVTSAPYFAGPADVQVVITRSGDAS from the coding sequence ATGATGCTGCCGATCGGCGACGGCGTGCTGGATGCGCTGCTGGCCCAGGATGCGCCGGCCGGCGACCTGACCACCCATGCCCTGGGCATCGGGTCGCGCCCCGGCCGGATCGGCTTCGCCGCCCGCTCCGACATGGTGCTGTGCTGCGCCGAGGAGGCCGCCCGCCTGCTGGAGCGCGCCGGCGTTCGGGCTTCCCTGCGCCACGGCAGCGGCGAGCGGATCGCGGCCGGCACGGTCTTCCTGGAAGGGGAGGGGCCGGCCGGCGGCATCCACCTGGCCTGGAAGGTGGCCCAGACGCTGGTGGAACATGCGTCGGGCATCGCGACGCGGACGCGCCGGATCGTCGAGGCGGCACGGGCCGCGGCGCCCGGCGTGGCGGTCGCCTGCACCCGCAAGAACTTTCCCGGCACCAAGGAGATCAGCGTCAAGGCGGTGCTGGCCGGCGGCGCCCAGATGCACCGGCTGGGGTTGTCGGAGACGCTGCTGGTGTTCCCCGAGCACAGGGTCTTCCTGGACGGCGCGGCGGATTTCCACGACCTGAAGCGCCGGCATCCGGAGCGGAAGCTGGTGGTCGAGGTCGCCTCGGTCGCGGATGCCGTCGCCGTGGCGGAGGCCGGGGCCGACGTGCTTCAATTGGAGAAGCTGGCGCCCGACGCGGTCGCCGAGGCGGTGCGCCGGGTGGCCGGGCTGAATCCGGTTCCGCTGGTCGCGGCGGCGGGCGGCATCACCGAGGCCAACGCCGCGGCCTATGCCGCGACCGGCTGCGCCGTGCTGGTGACCTCGGCACCCTATTTCGCCGGGCCGGCCGACGTGCAGGTCGTCATCACCAGATCCGGAGATGCTTCATGA
- a CDS encoding NnrU family protein, producing MTGGFGWLALAAAFLLASHFGVSSTGLRTALVRRIGERAYTAVYSIVALGAMVWLVRAYAAAPYEPVWFPSAWMWFFPLVLMPVAFLLLVGGVSTPNPTAVGQGALLEKELGPRGALRITRNPVMWGIGLWAVSHMVPNGDWASLLFFGTLAVLALLGSVLIDSKNAMRRGLTWERWTELSSNVPFAAIVQGRQNLAAAVREIGWIRLVVALALYAGFLHGHAWLFGVSPLPPI from the coding sequence ATGACCGGCGGTTTCGGCTGGCTGGCGCTCGCCGCCGCCTTCCTGCTGGCGAGCCATTTCGGCGTGTCCAGCACCGGCCTGCGCACGGCCCTTGTCCGGCGGATCGGCGAGCGGGCCTATACCGCCGTCTATTCTATCGTGGCGCTGGGGGCCATGGTCTGGCTGGTCCGGGCCTACGCCGCCGCTCCCTATGAGCCGGTGTGGTTTCCGTCGGCCTGGATGTGGTTCTTCCCGCTGGTCCTGATGCCGGTGGCGTTCCTGCTGCTGGTCGGCGGGGTCAGCACGCCGAACCCGACGGCGGTCGGGCAGGGCGCCTTGCTGGAGAAGGAGCTGGGGCCGCGCGGCGCGCTGCGCATCACCCGCAATCCGGTGATGTGGGGGATCGGGCTGTGGGCGGTGTCCCACATGGTGCCGAACGGCGACTGGGCCTCGCTGCTGTTCTTCGGGACCCTGGCGGTGCTGGCGCTGCTGGGCTCCGTCCTGATCGACAGCAAGAACGCGATGCGCCGGGGGCTGACGTGGGAACGCTGGACCGAGCTGAGCTCCAACGTTCCCTTCGCCGCGATCGTGCAGGGCCGCCAGAACCTGGCCGCCGCCGTCCGCGAGATCGGCTGGATCCGGCTGGTGGTGGCGCTGGCGCTGTATGCGGGATTCCTGCACGGCCATGCCTGGCTGTTCGGCGTGTCGCCGCTGCCGCCGATCTGA
- a CDS encoding argininosuccinate synthase: MSGDIKKIVLAYSGGLDTSVILRWLQETYRCEVVTFTADIGQGEELEPARKKAEMMGVQRIYIDDLREEFVRDFVFPMFRANTLYEGTYLLGTSIARPLIAKRQIEIANEVGADAVAHGATGKGNDQVRFELGYYALKPDIKVIAPWRQWDLNSRTKLLDYAEQHQIPIAKDKRGEAPYSTDANLLHISYEGKALEDPWVEPDEDMFTRSVAPEKAPDTPTYVEIEFKAGDAVAVDGTAMSPAQVLTRLNELGGQNGIGRLDLVENRFVGMKSRGVYETPGGTILLAAHRGIESITLDRGAMHLKDDMMPRYAELIYNGFWFSPERLAIQALIDKTQEQVNGTVRLKLFKGQASVVGRKSPNSLYRLDYVTFEADSVYNQKDAEGFIKLNALRLRLGAMAKGV; the protein is encoded by the coding sequence ATGAGCGGCGACATCAAGAAAATCGTGCTGGCCTATTCCGGCGGCCTCGATACCTCCGTCATCCTGCGCTGGCTGCAGGAGACCTACCGCTGCGAGGTGGTGACCTTCACCGCCGACATCGGCCAGGGGGAGGAGCTGGAGCCCGCCCGCAAGAAGGCCGAGATGATGGGCGTCCAGCGGATCTACATCGACGACCTGCGCGAGGAGTTCGTGCGCGACTTCGTCTTCCCGATGTTCCGCGCCAACACCCTGTACGAGGGGACTTACCTGCTCGGCACCTCGATCGCCCGGCCGCTGATCGCCAAGCGCCAGATCGAGATCGCCAACGAGGTCGGCGCCGACGCGGTCGCCCACGGCGCCACCGGCAAGGGCAACGACCAAGTCCGGTTCGAGCTGGGCTACTACGCCCTCAAGCCCGACATCAAGGTGATCGCCCCCTGGCGCCAGTGGGACCTGAACAGCCGCACCAAGCTGCTGGACTACGCCGAGCAGCACCAGATCCCCATCGCCAAGGACAAGCGCGGCGAGGCGCCCTACTCCACCGACGCCAACCTGCTGCACATCTCCTACGAGGGCAAGGCGCTCGAGGACCCCTGGGTCGAGCCGGACGAGGACATGTTCACCCGCTCGGTCGCCCCGGAGAAGGCCCCGGACACCCCGACCTATGTCGAGATCGAGTTCAAGGCCGGCGACGCCGTCGCGGTCGACGGCACCGCCATGTCCCCGGCGCAGGTGCTGACCCGGCTGAACGAGCTGGGCGGGCAGAACGGCATCGGCCGCCTGGACCTGGTCGAGAACCGCTTCGTCGGCATGAAGAGCCGCGGCGTCTACGAGACCCCCGGCGGCACCATCCTGCTGGCGGCCCACCGCGGCATCGAGAGCATCACGCTCGACCGCGGCGCCATGCACCTCAAGGACGACATGATGCCCCGCTACGCGGAGCTGATCTACAACGGCTTCTGGTTCAGCCCGGAGCGCCTGGCGATCCAGGCCCTGATCGACAAGACCCAGGAGCAGGTGAACGGCACGGTCCGCCTCAAGCTGTTCAAGGGCCAGGCCAGCGTGGTCGGCCGCAAGTCCCCCAACTCGCTCTACCGCCTGGACTACGTCACCTTCGAGGCCGACTCCGTCTACAACCAGAAGGACGCGGAAGGCTTCATCAAGCTGAACGCGCTCCGCCTGCGGCTCGGCGCCATGGCGAAGGGCGTCTGA
- a CDS encoding invasion associated locus B family protein, which translates to MISLLPSFRSAALLPALCLALATLASGTAATAAEPQLIGSFNDWNAFSYDESGQKVCYMSSRPKKDEGNYKQRGDIYVLITHRPAEKSLDVVSVTTGYTYKEKSETIVSIGNQNFKLFTDGDTAWARDEKTDRALVDAIRSGSAMIVKGTSNRGTATTDTYSLSGTSAAYEAISKACNVKR; encoded by the coding sequence ATGATCAGCCTTCTCCCTTCCTTCCGGTCAGCCGCCCTCCTCCCGGCACTCTGCCTCGCCCTGGCGACGCTCGCCTCCGGAACCGCAGCCACCGCCGCGGAACCGCAGCTGATCGGCTCGTTCAACGACTGGAACGCGTTCTCGTACGACGAGAGCGGCCAGAAGGTCTGCTACATGTCGAGCCGGCCCAAGAAGGACGAGGGCAATTACAAGCAGCGCGGCGACATCTACGTGCTGATCACGCACCGTCCGGCGGAAAAGAGCCTGGACGTGGTCAGCGTGACCACCGGCTACACCTACAAGGAAAAGAGCGAGACCATCGTCTCGATCGGCAACCAGAACTTCAAGCTGTTCACCGACGGCGACACCGCCTGGGCGCGCGACGAGAAGACGGACCGGGCGCTGGTCGACGCGATCCGCAGCGGGTCCGCCATGATCGTCAAGGGCACGTCGAACCGCGGCACGGCGACCACCGACACCTACAGCCTGTCCGGCACCTCGGCCGCTTACGAGGCGATCAGCAAGGCGTGCAACGTCAAGCGCTGA